The following coding sequences are from one Roseburia hominis A2-183 window:
- a CDS encoding PFL family protein has protein sequence MINIWEVNETNKMVEQENLDVRTITIGISLLECIDSDLKKLNENIYNRITTVAKDLAAVGEKIENEYGIPIVNKRISVTPIALVGGAACKTPEDFATIADTLDRAAKTVGANLIGGYSALVSKGMTKADEMLIHSIPMALCRTERVCSSVNLASTKTGINMDAVKLMGEILLELAEQSKDRDSADCMKLVVFCNAPDDNPFMAGAFHGVTEADAIINVGVSGPGVVKTALEKVRGENFEVLCETIKKTAFKVTRVGQLVAQEASRLLNIPFGIVDLSLAPTPAIGDSVADILCEIGLEYAGAPGTTAALAMLNDQVKKGGVMASSYVGGLSGAFIPVSEDQGMIDAVQAGAITLEKLEAMTCVCSVGLDMIAIPGDTKATTISGMIADEMALGMVNQKTTAARLIPVIGKGVGDTVEFGGLFGYAPIMPVNQFSCDAFINRGGRIPAPIHSFKN, from the coding sequence ATGATTAACATATGGGAAGTAAATGAGACCAACAAGATGGTGGAGCAGGAGAATCTCGATGTCCGTACCATCACGATTGGTATCAGTCTTTTGGAGTGTATTGATTCTGATTTAAAAAAGCTCAATGAGAATATCTACAACCGGATCACGACCGTGGCGAAGGATCTGGCGGCAGTCGGAGAGAAGATTGAGAACGAGTACGGGATACCGATTGTCAATAAGCGTATCTCCGTGACACCAATTGCACTGGTGGGCGGTGCAGCCTGCAAGACGCCGGAGGATTTTGCGACGATTGCGGACACGCTGGACCGCGCAGCCAAGACGGTTGGGGCGAACTTGATCGGAGGCTATTCGGCGCTGGTGTCGAAGGGTATGACGAAGGCGGATGAGATGCTGATTCACTCGATTCCGATGGCACTCTGCCGGACAGAGCGTGTCTGCAGTTCGGTGAACCTTGCATCCACGAAGACCGGCATCAATATGGATGCAGTCAAGCTGATGGGAGAGATTCTCTTAGAGCTTGCGGAGCAGTCAAAGGACCGCGATTCTGCGGACTGCATGAAGCTTGTTGTATTTTGCAACGCACCGGATGACAACCCGTTTATGGCAGGCGCGTTCCACGGTGTGACGGAGGCGGATGCGATCATCAACGTCGGTGTCAGCGGACCGGGAGTGGTGAAGACTGCTCTGGAAAAAGTGCGCGGCGAGAACTTCGAGGTGCTCTGTGAGACCATTAAGAAGACGGCGTTTAAGGTGACGAGAGTCGGACAGCTGGTGGCACAGGAGGCATCCAGACTTCTTAATATCCCGTTTGGTATCGTGGATCTGTCTCTGGCGCCGACACCGGCGATCGGCGATTCCGTGGCGGACATTCTCTGCGAGATCGGACTTGAGTATGCGGGAGCACCGGGAACGACTGCGGCGCTCGCCATGCTGAACGATCAGGTGAAAAAGGGCGGCGTGATGGCTTCCTCCTATGTCGGCGGATTAAGTGGCGCTTTTATTCCGGTCAGCGAGGATCAGGGCATGATCGATGCGGTACAGGCAGGAGCGATCACACTTGAGAAGCTTGAGGCGATGACCTGCGTATGTTCCGTGGGACTCGATATGATTGCGATTCCGGGAGACACCAAGGCGACGACCATCTCCGGTATGATTGCCGATGAGATGGCGCTTGGCATGGTCAACCAGAAGACGACTGCGGCGCGCCTGATTCCGGTTATCGGAAAAGGGGTGGGCGATACGGTAGAATTTGGCGGACTGTTTGGCTATGCGCCGATCATGCCGGTGAACCAGTTCTCCTGTGACGCGTTCATCAACCGCGGCGGCAGAATCCCGGCGCCGATCCACAGCTTCAAGAATTAA
- a CDS encoding ACT domain-containing protein: protein MENTVDKVIITVVGKDTVGIIAKVCTYLSENHINVLDISQTIVSGFFNMMMIVDMSQSSRSFGDCQKDLDAVGEQIGVSIKCQKEEIFEKMHRI from the coding sequence ATGGAGAATACAGTAGACAAAGTAATCATAACAGTCGTTGGAAAAGATACCGTCGGTATTATCGCAAAGGTATGTACCTATCTTTCGGAGAATCATATCAATGTTCTGGATATTTCGCAGACGATCGTGTCCGGATTTTTTAACATGATGATGATTGTGGACATGAGTCAGTCATCGAGATCTTTCGGGGACTGCCAGAAGGATCTGGATGCGGTAGGGGAGCAGATCGGTGTGTCCATCAAATGTCAGAAGGAAGAGATTTTTGAAAAAATGCACAGAATCTAG
- a CDS encoding MBL fold metallo-hydrolase, which yields MELCSIASGSSGNCICVGTDECHVLVDAGISGKRIESGLNSIDLKTEEMQGILITHEHVDHIAGLGVLARRYGLPMYATPGTIDAILHTKSVGTIDPALFHEIHAGEDFTIGDMTIEPIAISHDAAEPVAYKMKQPGKSMAVMTDLGIYDDHIVEKLKGLDVLLLEANHDVHMLQVGSYPYPLKQRILGEKGHLSNELSGRLLGEVLHDHFGTVFLGHLSKENNYAELAYETVRLEVAMGDNPYKGDDFPMYVAKRDEPSELVRF from the coding sequence ATGGAATTATGCAGTATAGCAAGCGGCAGCAGTGGCAACTGTATCTGCGTGGGAACAGATGAATGTCATGTTTTAGTGGATGCCGGAATCAGCGGAAAGCGGATTGAATCCGGTCTGAATTCGATTGATCTGAAAACGGAAGAGATGCAGGGAATTCTGATCACACATGAACATGTGGATCATATCGCAGGACTTGGCGTCCTTGCGAGACGTTACGGTCTGCCGATGTATGCGACTCCGGGGACGATCGATGCGATACTGCACACCAAATCCGTCGGAACGATCGATCCCGCCCTGTTTCATGAGATTCATGCGGGGGAGGATTTTACGATCGGAGATATGACGATCGAGCCGATTGCCATCTCACATGACGCGGCTGAGCCGGTGGCGTATAAGATGAAGCAGCCCGGAAAATCCATGGCGGTCATGACGGATCTGGGAATTTATGACGACCATATTGTGGAGAAGTTAAAGGGGCTGGACGTGCTTCTTCTCGAGGCGAATCATGATGTACATATGCTGCAGGTCGGAAGTTATCCGTATCCGTTAAAACAGCGTATTCTCGGAGAGAAGGGACACCTGTCCAACGAGCTTTCCGGGCGGCTGCTCGGGGAGGTGCTGCACGATCATTTCGGCACGGTCTTTTTAGGACATCTGTCCAAGGAAAATAACTATGCGGAACTTGCGTACGAGACGGTACGGCTGGAAGTGGCGATGGGAGATAATCCTTATAAGGGGGATGATTTTCCGATGTATGTGGCAAAGAGAGACGAGCCGTCCGAGCTGGTGCGGTTCTAA
- a CDS encoding cell division FtsA domain-containing protein — MSDTSVFDQPLVFGLDIGTRNVVGTVGYKTENEFVVVAQYMLEHETRAMLDGQIHDIGRVGHTIAKVKEELESQIGQELTEVCIAAAGRVLKTVTTNISYDFPEETVVTGEDIHTLDLLGIEKAQSILKEMNDTRYKFYCVGYSVMKYFLNDEPFSSLESHKAERISEDIIVTFLPEDVVDGLYAAVGMAGLTVANMTLEPIAAINVAIPENYRLLNIALVDIGAGTSDISVTRDGSIIAYGMIPLAGDEITELIVQSYLVDFNTAEQIKLSSGMDDQVTYKDIMMIEHTIPSKDVWKLTEPVVDKMTTEVAAKIKELNGDKSVSAAFIVGGGGKIHGYTEMLAKKLDLPAERVALRGEEVLQEVTFLQTEIQKDPLLVTPIGICLNYYDQRNSFIMVRFNGERIKLYDNNKLTIVDAALQAGFPNEELFPKRGKELNFTVNGTPRIVRGELGESAEIYMNDRLVNINTPLEPNSDIVIEASTQGEAAVCTLEQLDEYSSSEMKVIVNGRIVRCPKCLEVNGSLELPSYEIKEGDAVETRSFYTVEQLAAFMDVEVDMDHEILVNNRVATMESLVYENFSVDWVVLSFGAAAVDPAELPVAEQPVTAAAGGTEQTADETLAETVEEVDAAESEAQTGTEAEEAEHGMSQEPSSVTDATGAESAVEQPAEGEVQQASQKTDLGLVVFINQQPVRLTGKKSYIFVDIFDFYDFDLTASAGRAIITKLNGQQAQYSAVLSEGDQIELRWQEINR, encoded by the coding sequence ATGAGCGATACGAGCGTATTCGACCAGCCGCTGGTGTTTGGTCTTGATATTGGAACGAGAAATGTGGTGGGAACCGTAGGCTATAAGACGGAGAATGAATTTGTCGTGGTGGCACAGTATATGCTTGAGCACGAGACGCGTGCCATGCTGGACGGCCAGATCCATGATATCGGACGCGTGGGGCATACCATTGCCAAGGTGAAGGAGGAGCTGGAGTCACAGATCGGGCAGGAACTGACCGAAGTGTGTATTGCAGCCGCAGGCCGTGTGTTAAAGACGGTGACGACCAACATCAGCTATGATTTCCCGGAGGAGACGGTCGTTACCGGCGAGGATATTCATACACTGGATCTGCTTGGAATTGAAAAGGCACAGTCCATTTTAAAGGAAATGAACGATACCCGCTACAAGTTTTACTGTGTGGGTTATTCCGTCATGAAGTATTTCTTAAATGATGAACCGTTCTCCAGTCTGGAATCCCATAAGGCAGAACGTATCAGCGAGGATATCATCGTGACGTTCCTGCCGGAGGATGTTGTGGACGGTCTGTACGCGGCAGTCGGTATGGCGGGTCTGACCGTGGCAAACATGACGTTGGAGCCTATTGCGGCGATCAATGTGGCGATTCCGGAGAATTACAGACTGTTAAATATTGCGCTCGTGGATATCGGTGCGGGAACATCCGATATTTCCGTGACGAGAGACGGAAGCATCATCGCATACGGTATGATTCCGCTTGCGGGGGATGAGATCACTGAGCTGATCGTGCAGAGTTATCTGGTGGATTTCAACACGGCGGAGCAGATCAAGCTCTCGAGCGGTATGGACGATCAGGTGACCTACAAGGATATTATGATGATCGAGCACACGATTCCGTCGAAGGATGTGTGGAAGCTGACGGAGCCGGTGGTGGATAAGATGACGACCGAGGTAGCGGCGAAGATCAAGGAGCTGAACGGAGACAAGAGCGTCAGTGCGGCGTTTATCGTCGGCGGCGGCGGTAAGATCCACGGTTACACGGAGATGCTTGCCAAGAAGCTGGATCTGCCGGCAGAGCGTGTAGCGCTGCGCGGTGAGGAAGTGCTGCAGGAAGTGACGTTTCTTCAGACAGAGATCCAGAAGGATCCGCTGCTCGTCACGCCGATCGGTATCTGCTTAAATTATTACGATCAGAGAAACAGCTTTATCATGGTGCGCTTTAACGGGGAGCGGATCAAGCTGTATGACAACAATAAGCTGACAATCGTGGATGCAGCCCTGCAGGCCGGTTTCCCGAATGAGGAACTGTTCCCGAAGCGCGGCAAGGAACTCAATTTCACCGTGAACGGCACTCCGCGGATTGTCAGAGGTGAGCTGGGAGAGTCCGCAGAGATCTATATGAATGACCGTCTGGTCAACATCAACACCCCGCTGGAACCGAACAGCGACATCGTGATCGAAGCGTCGACACAGGGCGAAGCGGCGGTATGTACCTTAGAGCAGCTGGATGAGTATTCCTCTTCGGAGATGAAGGTAATCGTCAACGGCAGGATCGTGCGCTGTCCGAAGTGCCTGGAAGTCAACGGAAGTCTGGAACTGCCGTCCTATGAGATCAAAGAGGGCGATGCGGTTGAGACGAGAAGCTTTTATACCGTGGAGCAGCTGGCGGCATTCATGGATGTGGAAGTGGACATGGATCATGAGATTCTTGTGAATAACCGCGTGGCAACCATGGAGAGTCTTGTGTACGAGAACTTTTCCGTGGACTGGGTGGTGCTTTCTTTCGGAGCAGCGGCGGTGGATCCGGCAGAACTTCCGGTTGCGGAGCAGCCTGTGACGGCTGCGGCTGGCGGGACGGAGCAGACAGCGGACGAGACTCTGGCTGAGACGGTAGAGGAAGTGGATGCCGCAGAGAGTGAGGCACAGACCGGTACAGAGGCGGAGGAAGCGGAGCATGGAATGTCACAGGAACCTTCATCTGTGACAGATGCCACGGGAGCAGAGAGCGCTGTGGAGCAGCCGGCTGAAGGGGAAGTGCAGCAGGCTTCGCAGAAGACGGATCTGGGACTGGTTGTGTTTATCAATCAGCAGCCGGTACGTCTGACCGGAAAGAAGAGCTACATCTTTGTAGATATTTTTGATTTTTACGATTTTGATTTAACGGCATCTGCGGGAAGAGCGATCATCACAAAGTTGAACGGACAGCAGGCACAGTATTCGGCAGTGCTCTCCGAGGGAGACCAGATCGAGCTTCGCTGGCAGGAAATTAACAGATAG
- the coaE gene encoding dephospho-CoA kinase (Dephospho-CoA kinase (CoaE) performs the final step in coenzyme A biosynthesis.), with protein sequence MRFIGITGGVGAGKSEILGYLAKKPDTRVMLADEIAHELMSPGTECYDRICETFGAEDIFLPQGGLNRGKLAAVIFSDEAKRRQMNAIVHPAVRVYVEKEAAREKQGGKRKLLVLEAALLIEEHYDEICDELWYIYTREDIRRERLMASRGYSTEKVDRIFASQLTEEVYREHCRVVIDNNGSVAEAFAQIDRALSEKK encoded by the coding sequence ATGAGATTTATAGGAATTACCGGCGGTGTAGGAGCCGGCAAGTCGGAAATACTGGGATACCTGGCGAAGAAGCCGGATACCCGCGTGATGCTTGCGGATGAGATCGCCCATGAGCTGATGTCTCCCGGGACGGAGTGCTATGACAGGATCTGTGAGACGTTTGGCGCGGAGGATATTTTCCTGCCGCAGGGCGGACTGAACCGGGGGAAACTGGCGGCAGTCATTTTTTCCGATGAGGCGAAGCGCAGGCAGATGAATGCCATTGTACACCCGGCGGTGCGCGTCTATGTGGAAAAAGAGGCGGCGAGAGAAAAGCAGGGTGGAAAACGAAAGCTTCTGGTGCTGGAGGCAGCGCTTCTGATTGAAGAACATTATGATGAAATTTGTGACGAACTCTGGTATATTTATACCAGAGAGGATATTCGCAGAGAACGCCTGATGGCAAGCAGAGGATATTCCACGGAAAAGGTAGACCGGATTTTTGCCAGCCAGTTGACGGAGGAAGTCTACCGGGAGCACTGCAGGGTTGTGATTGACAACAACGGCAGTGTGGCGGAGGCTTTTGCGCAGATTGACAGGGCGCTTTCGGAGAAGAAATAG
- the polA gene encoding DNA polymerase I, with the protein MSEKLVLIDGHSILNRAFFGIPDLTNSEGLHTNAVYGFLNIMFKILEEEQPDYLTVAFDVSEPTFRHKMFAEYKGTRKPMAAELKQQVPLMKEMLRAMGVTIVEKGGYEADDLLGTIAKRSEAAGVEVAVVSGDRDLLQLATDHIKIRIPKTKRTGTEIEDYNAKEVLEKYQVTPTEFIDVKALMGDTSDNIPGVPGIGEKTATAIIAKYGSIENAYAHVDELKPPRASTNLKEHYDMAQMSKTLATIDIDADIAYKLADAHLEQVSDLYTEEAYLLCKRLEFKNLLGRFSVEAPKNTAEEHFKKIEKAQEAEAFFASLRGKACGFYVVPQEETHDAHTEADGQMNLFGSFAMQNSGEEAGQQETAGSCHIPDFLGLAVACGEEEICYVEASEALPCRKIRELFAGSAAASYATLDLKPQLKELGMLEKKCLGTISEENLFDNTIAAYLLNPIKNEYPYEDIAKDYAGLMILSRKDLIEKLTYEKAAEKKPEEFLKCVCYMAYVAYKTREPLEKELADTGMEALFREIEMPLVFTLADMEKEGIIASGEALKEYGDKLAVRIDELERKIYEEAGEEFNINSPKQLGVILFEKLSLPNGKKTKTGYSTAADVLDRLAPDYPIVADILEYRQLTKLKSTYADGLVNYIAEDGRIHTSFNQTITATGRLSSTEPNLQNIPMRIELGRLIRKAFLPKSGFVFVDADYSQIELRVLAHLSGDEKLIEAYRNAQDIHRTTASQVFHIPFDEVTDLQRRNAKAVNFGIVYGISSFGLSQDLSITKKEAAEYIERYFETYPKIKGYLDGLVAEAKEKGYVTTMFGRRRPIPELSSSNFMQRSFGERIAMNSPIQGTAADIIKIAMNRVHDRLLAEGLKSRLILTVHDELLVETAVEEEQEVRKILAEEMHGAAQLSVMLEIDVHAGSDWYQAK; encoded by the coding sequence ATGAGCGAAAAGCTGGTATTGATTGACGGACACAGTATTTTGAACCGGGCATTTTTCGGAATCCCGGATCTGACCAATTCCGAGGGACTTCACACGAACGCGGTATACGGATTTTTAAATATCATGTTCAAGATACTGGAGGAGGAGCAGCCCGATTACCTGACGGTTGCGTTCGACGTGTCTGAGCCGACGTTTCGCCACAAGATGTTTGCGGAATACAAGGGTACCCGCAAGCCGATGGCGGCAGAGTTAAAGCAGCAGGTACCCCTGATGAAAGAGATGCTGCGCGCGATGGGTGTGACCATCGTTGAAAAAGGCGGTTACGAGGCGGATGATCTGCTTGGAACCATCGCAAAGCGCAGTGAGGCGGCAGGCGTGGAGGTTGCGGTCGTATCCGGTGACCGTGATCTTCTGCAGCTTGCAACAGATCATATCAAGATCCGGATCCCGAAGACGAAGAGGACGGGAACCGAGATTGAGGACTACAACGCGAAGGAAGTCCTCGAGAAGTATCAGGTGACGCCGACGGAGTTTATTGATGTGAAGGCACTGATGGGTGATACTTCCGACAACATTCCGGGAGTTCCCGGCATTGGCGAGAAGACAGCGACGGCGATCATCGCAAAATACGGCAGTATTGAGAATGCCTACGCACATGTGGATGAATTAAAGCCGCCGAGAGCAAGCACGAATTTAAAAGAGCATTATGATATGGCGCAGATGAGCAAGACGCTGGCGACGATCGATATCGATGCGGACATTGCCTACAAGCTTGCGGACGCGCATTTAGAACAGGTTTCCGATCTGTATACAGAGGAAGCCTATTTGTTGTGTAAGAGACTGGAATTTAAGAATCTCCTCGGCAGATTCTCCGTGGAAGCACCGAAGAATACGGCGGAGGAGCATTTTAAGAAGATAGAAAAGGCGCAGGAGGCAGAAGCATTTTTTGCATCCCTGCGTGGAAAAGCATGTGGATTCTATGTGGTGCCACAGGAGGAAACGCATGACGCCCACACGGAGGCTGACGGTCAGATGAATCTGTTTGGCAGCTTTGCGATGCAGAACTCCGGCGAAGAGGCGGGGCAGCAGGAGACGGCAGGAAGCTGTCATATCCCGGATTTTCTCGGACTTGCAGTTGCATGTGGTGAGGAGGAAATCTGTTACGTGGAGGCATCGGAAGCACTTCCCTGCCGTAAGATCCGTGAATTGTTTGCGGGGAGCGCAGCCGCTTCCTATGCGACACTTGACTTAAAGCCGCAGTTAAAGGAACTGGGGATGCTTGAGAAAAAATGTCTTGGAACGATCTCGGAGGAGAACCTGTTCGACAACACGATCGCGGCCTACCTTTTAAACCCGATTAAGAATGAATATCCGTATGAGGACATTGCCAAGGATTATGCGGGACTGATGATTCTGTCGAGAAAGGATCTCATAGAGAAGCTCACGTATGAGAAGGCGGCTGAGAAAAAGCCGGAGGAATTTTTAAAGTGCGTCTGCTATATGGCATACGTGGCATACAAGACCAGGGAGCCGCTTGAAAAAGAGCTTGCGGACACCGGAATGGAAGCGCTGTTTCGCGAGATCGAGATGCCGCTTGTCTTCACGCTGGCAGATATGGAAAAAGAGGGAATCATTGCGTCCGGGGAGGCGCTAAAGGAGTACGGAGACAAGCTTGCCGTGCGCATTGACGAACTCGAGCGTAAGATCTATGAGGAAGCCGGGGAGGAATTCAATATCAATTCTCCCAAGCAGCTCGGTGTGATTTTATTTGAAAAGCTTTCCCTGCCGAACGGCAAGAAGACGAAGACCGGTTATTCGACGGCGGCGGATGTTTTGGACCGTCTGGCGCCGGATTACCCGATTGTGGCGGATATTCTGGAGTACAGACAGCTGACCAAGCTAAAGTCCACCTATGCGGACGGTCTGGTGAACTATATCGCAGAGGACGGAAGAATCCACACGTCCTTCAATCAGACCATCACGGCGACGGGACGCCTTAGCAGCACGGAGCCGAACCTCCAGAACATCCCGATGCGGATTGAACTGGGAAGACTGATCCGCAAGGCATTTTTGCCAAAGAGCGGTTTTGTGTTTGTGGACGCGGATTATTCCCAGATCGAGCTGCGCGTGCTGGCGCATCTGTCCGGGGATGAGAAGCTCATCGAGGCATACCGGAATGCACAGGATATTCACCGGACGACGGCGTCGCAGGTATTCCATATCCCGTTTGACGAGGTGACCGATCTGCAGCGCCGCAATGCCAAGGCGGTCAATTTCGGTATCGTCTACGGAATCAGCTCCTTCGGACTCAGCCAGGATCTCTCCATCACGAAGAAAGAGGCGGCGGAGTACATTGAGCGCTATTTTGAGACCTATCCGAAGATCAAGGGGTATCTGGACGGACTGGTGGCGGAGGCAAAGGAAAAAGGCTATGTCACGACGATGTTCGGAAGAAGACGTCCGATTCCGGAGCTTTCTTCGAGCAATTTTATGCAGCGTTCGTTCGGGGAGCGCATTGCGATGAATTCCCCGATACAGGGAACGGCGGCGGACATTATCAAGATCGCCATGAACCGGGTGCATGACCGCCTGCTGGCGGAGGGGTTAAAATCCCGGCTGATTCTGACGGTGCACGATGAACTGCTGGTGGAGACAGCGGTAGAGGAAGAGCAGGAAGTGCGTAAGATTCTTGCCGAAGAGATGCACGGGGCAGCACAGTTGTCGGTGATGCTTGAGATTGATGTGCATGCGGGAAGTGACTGGTATCAGGCAAAATAG
- a CDS encoding aminopeptidase P family protein: protein MIQERLSALREEMKKRKIDIYIVPTADFHESEYVGEHFKARKFITGFTGSAGTAVITLTEAGLWTDGRYFVQAEKQLAGSTVMLYRMGEEGVPTVDEFVEKELPESGCIGFDGRVVNGSWGRKLLAIAEKKKGSLYVTEDLIDLIWKDRPALSKEPLFLLEEKYSGKSTADKIADLRKVMEKEGANVHILTSLYDIAWLLNIRGGDIDYVPVILSYLVLTDKECIWFLQEEVVDEKIAAYLKENHITTRPYDAIYDYVKEIPADACVLMNGNTVNYRITSSLKKEIRIVDQPNPTEIMKAVKNPVEVENIRKAHVKDGVAFTKFMYWLKTNIGKIPMTEISASDYLEARRREQDNFIELSFDTICAYGPNAAMMHYAATPESDAELKPEGFLLVDSGGHYFEGTTDITRTMALGPITDEMRLHFTTVCRSNMNLANAKFLYGCTGLNLDILSRGPLWQMGIDYKCGTGHGVGYILNVHEGPNGFRWRVVPERHDNGTLEEGMVTTDEPGVYLEGKYGIRTENELVCHKAEKNEYGQFMNFENITYAPIDLDAIDPDEMTGREKKMLNDYHAMVYKTLSPYMTPEENEWLKKYTRAI from the coding sequence ATGATTCAGGAAAGATTAAGCGCATTGCGCGAGGAGATGAAAAAGCGGAAGATCGATATTTATATTGTACCGACCGCCGATTTTCATGAGTCCGAATATGTAGGGGAGCATTTTAAAGCCAGAAAGTTTATCACCGGTTTCACCGGATCGGCAGGCACGGCGGTCATTACCCTGACAGAGGCAGGACTGTGGACAGACGGACGCTATTTCGTGCAGGCGGAAAAGCAGCTTGCCGGAAGTACCGTGATGCTCTACCGCATGGGGGAAGAGGGTGTGCCGACCGTGGATGAGTTCGTTGAAAAAGAACTGCCGGAGAGCGGCTGCATCGGATTTGACGGCAGAGTGGTGAACGGAAGCTGGGGCAGAAAGCTTCTCGCCATTGCGGAGAAAAAGAAGGGGTCTTTGTACGTGACGGAGGATCTGATTGATCTGATCTGGAAGGATCGCCCGGCGCTTTCTAAGGAACCGCTGTTTTTGCTTGAGGAGAAGTACTCCGGCAAGAGCACGGCAGACAAGATCGCGGATCTGCGCAAGGTAATGGAAAAAGAGGGAGCCAATGTGCATATTCTGACTTCCTTATACGATATAGCATGGCTGTTAAACATCCGCGGCGGAGACATCGATTACGTGCCGGTCATCCTGTCCTACCTGGTGCTTACCGACAAGGAGTGCATCTGGTTTTTACAGGAAGAAGTTGTGGATGAGAAGATTGCAGCATATCTGAAGGAGAATCACATCACAACCAGACCTTACGATGCAATCTATGATTATGTGAAAGAGATCCCGGCGGACGCATGCGTACTGATGAATGGCAATACGGTCAACTACCGCATTACCAGCAGCCTGAAAAAAGAGATCCGCATTGTGGACCAGCCGAACCCGACCGAGATCATGAAAGCGGTCAAGAATCCGGTCGAGGTGGAGAATATCCGCAAGGCACATGTGAAGGACGGTGTGGCATTCACCAAATTCATGTACTGGCTGAAGACCAATATCGGCAAGATTCCGATGACGGAGATCTCCGCATCGGATTACCTGGAGGCGCGCAGAAGAGAGCAGGATAACTTTATCGAGTTAAGCTTTGACACGATCTGTGCATACGGACCGAACGCTGCCATGATGCACTATGCGGCGACTCCGGAATCGGATGCCGAGTTAAAGCCGGAAGGCTTCCTGCTGGTGGATTCCGGCGGACACTATTTCGAGGGAACGACCGACATCACAAGAACGATGGCGCTCGGACCGATCACAGACGAGATGCGGCTGCATTTTACAACGGTATGCCGCTCCAACATGAACCTTGCAAACGCCAAGTTCCTCTACGGCTGCACCGGACTGAATCTGGATATTTTATCCCGCGGGCCGCTCTGGCAGATGGGCATTGATTACAAGTGCGGTACCGGACACGGTGTGGGCTACATTTTGAATGTGCACGAGGGACCGAACGGCTTCCGCTGGAGAGTGGTGCCGGAGCGCCATGATAACGGCACGCTGGAAGAGGGTATGGTCACGACGGATGAGCCGGGCGTATATCTGGAAGGCAAGTACGGTATCCGTACCGAGAACGAACTGGTATGCCACAAGGCGGAGAAAAACGAGTACGGTCAGTTCATGAATTTTGAAAATATTACTTACGCACCGATTGATCTGGATGCCATTGATCCGGACGAGATGACGGGACGTGAGAAGAAGATGTTAAATGACTATCATGCAATGGTATACAAGACACTCTCTCCGTACATGACACCGGAAGAGAATGAGTGGCTGAAGAAGTATACAAGAGCAATCTAG
- a CDS encoding acyl-CoA thioesterase, producing MSEKEIELYGKQVDEIKIRPYEHHAKYYETDQMGIIHHSNYIKWMEEARMDLMEQIGLSYKEMEAMEIISPVLSVSCEYHSMVHFDDVVVIEPRITKYNGIKMEVEYRMTDKATGELRTTGTSSHCFLNRSGRPISLKRSYPEIDTKFFEYTDI from the coding sequence ATGTCAGAGAAGGAAATCGAACTCTATGGAAAACAGGTGGATGAGATCAAGATTCGGCCTTATGAGCATCACGCCAAGTATTACGAGACGGATCAGATGGGCATCATTCATCATTCCAACTATATCAAATGGATGGAAGAGGCGCGCATGGATCTGATGGAGCAGATCGGACTCTCCTATAAGGAGATGGAGGCGATGGAGATCATCAGCCCGGTGCTGTCGGTGTCCTGCGAGTATCACAGCATGGTTCATTTTGATGATGTGGTTGTCATTGAGCCGCGGATTACCAAGTATAACGGAATCAAGATGGAAGTGGAGTACCGGATGACGGATAAGGCGACGGGAGAACTTCGCACTACAGGAACAAGTTCCCACTGCTTTTTGAACCGTTCCGGAAGACCGATTTCGTTGAAACGGTCTTATCCGGAGATTGATACAAAGTTCTTTGAGTACACAGATATTTAG